A window of the Plasmodium vivax chromosome 12, whole genome shotgun sequence genome harbors these coding sequences:
- a CDS encoding hypothetical protein, conserved (encoded by transcript PVX_118565A) — MSSDKMSKEKLAKEKIEKGQHYEAHQLIKSLINRKLQKNQVSSCMSIIFYFSQKMAKAEQYVLLCDLMYQCCTILTQHNIKFSEEYAKKIIEIFNLCPPNSTEEKYKFMNKCILWSTNDDEIFGYLDFHKAIAYAYFEDKKYSLAHNHFIYLEDNEILYKIICLWQKEGYPSESDFFILRTTLCLLVLDKFEQALDLINKFEPNLDRKDVPLPVQIAYLITCSCIYRSAPLYEDVKYKYRLILNYDPDFQKYIGILDDVLFNKRKHDLFSMFQNIFG, encoded by the coding sequence ATGAGTAGCGACAAAATGAGCAAGGAAAAACTGGCCAAGGAGAAAATAGAAAAGGGCCAGCACTACGAAGCGCACCAACTGATCAAGTCACTCATAAACAGGAAGCTGCAGAAAAACCAAGTGAGCAGTTGCATGAGCATCATCTTTTATTTCTCGCAAAAAATGGCCAAGGCAGAACAGTACGTTCTGCTGTGCGATTTAATGTACCAGTGTTGCACAATTCTAACAcaacataatataaaatttagcGAAGAatatgcgaaaaaaataatcgaaatttttaacttatGCCCCCCAAATTCtacagaagaaaaatataaatttatgaacAAGTGCATCTTATGGTCCACGAATGATGATGAAATATTTGGCTACCTAGATTTCCACAAAGCCATAGCATATGCTTATTTTGAGGATAAAAAATACAGCTTAGCTCataatcattttatatacCTAGAGGATAATGaaatattgtataaaataatttgccTTTGGCAAAAAGAAGGCTACCCGAGTGAATCcgattttttcattttaaggACCACACTATGTCTTCTTGTGCTGGACAAATTTGAACAGGCATTAGATttgataaataaatttgagcCCAATTTAGATCGAAAGGATGTCCCCCTCCCGGTTCAAATTGCATACCTAATTACCTGCTCCTGCATATATAGAAGCGCCCCTTTATATGAAGACGTCAAGTATAAGTATCGACTCATATTAAATTACGACCCCGACTTTCAAAAATACATCGGCATACTGGATGATGTGCTGTTTAACAAGAGGAAGCACGACCTGTTCAGTATGTTCCAAAATATATTTGGCTGA
- a CDS encoding cleavage and polyadenylation specifity factor protein, putative (encoded by transcript PVX_118570A): MNNINIVCLGGASEVGRSCVIIESANRSIMLDCGIHPAFMGIGCLPIYDAYDISKVDLCLITHFHMDHSGALPYLVNRTRFKGKVYMTEATKSICYLLWNDYARIEKCMHMMNKMKGSRNKNEPGENEADEYGNKGKRGGPSYSSDEFGSEDNDDDYYQSYICEMGDGDIKHNVLYDENDINEAMKMIETLNFHEHIEFEDVKFTAYRAGHVIGACMFLVEINNIRFLYTGDYSREVDRHIPIAEIPAIDVHVLICEGTYGIKVHDDRKKREVRFLNMITSILNNKGKVLLPVFALGRAQELLLIMEEHWERNPQLQKIPIFYISSMATKSLCIYETFINLCGDFVRHVLNEGKNPFNFKFVKYAKSLDSILNYLYQDNNPCVVMASPGMLQNGISKNIFNIIAPDKKSGVILTGYTVKGTLADELKTEPEYVLINDKPVKRRCRFEEISFSAHSDFNQTKTFIEMLKCPNVVLVHGDRNELNRLKNKLTEEKKYLSVFTPELLQRLTFRFEHSDHVVSLGRLSHQIRCLARRGEGSQGGEAGAGGAAGTAGTAGTAGAAGAADDGTNAEKKDEQSGGQPPHEGRTDQENAKRSDRNGEEKTFPNGVDAIIISEPKAVPVMIYAKDIYEYTNLKTALIDQTISIKFPYKFELLYHMLRGVYEETHMEGVGSGVGGDVDGGNSGDDGGAVIFVQDVKIQHCSAEQVIRINWLSSPVNDLVADSVNFLILEFLDTMKSDSHLPICNEVTDDEIYQMIISYVQENYTNVERFSKVELKRFLLQNGSGSPERGKDEEAEASGADRDGMASLEHDQSHSSDKVNRMEEEEDVHEDRDGQSGHRDKMKNFRSLDKILFDYIAADASLAVSADEEEPVVRILNGGVLYEILKFEVKDNNNNDVNVYVDIDNREVICEEVTILLKIKEILKNIEESLLPMCF, translated from the coding sequence ATGAACAACATCAACATCGTGTGCCTGGGTGGCGCGAGCGAAGTGGGGCGTTCGTGCGTCATTATAGAAAGTGCAAACAGGTCAATCATGTTGGACTGTGGAATTCATCCGGCGTTTATGGGCATCGGCTGTTTGCCCATCTACGACGCGTACGACATTTCGAAGGTGGATTTGTGTTTAATAACCCATTTTCACATGGACCACAGTGGTGCCTTGCCCTACCTGGTTAATAGAACCCGTTTTAAAGGAAAGGTATACATGACGGAGGCGACGAAAAGTATCTGCTATTTACTGTGGAATGACTATGCGCGAATTGAAAAATGCATGCACATGATGAATAAGATGAAAGGaagtagaaataaaaatgagccGGGTGAAAATGAAGCGGACGAGTATGGCAacaaagggaaaaggggagggcCATCCTACTCCAGTGATGAGTTTGGAAGTGAAGACAATGATGATGATTATTACCAAAGTTACATTTGCGAAATGGGAGATGGAGATATAAAGCATAATGTACTGTATGAcgaaaatgatataaatgaAGCCATGAAAATGATAGAAACGTTAAATTTTCATGAGCACATAGAATTTGAGGATGTAAAATTTACAGCCTATAGAGCAGGACACGTCATCGGTGCGTGTATGTTCTTAGTggaaataaataacataCGTTTTTTATACACAGGGGATTATAGCAGGGAGGTCGATAGGCACATCCCCATAGCGGAGATCCCCGCCATCGATGTCCACGTGCTAATTTGTGAAGGAACATATGGAATTAAAGTGCATGAcgataggaaaaaaagggaagtccGTTTCCTCAATATGATTACgagtatattaaataataaagggAAGGTCTTGCTCCCGGTGTTTGCTTTAGGAAGGGCTCAAGAGTTGCTACTAATTATGGAGGAACACTGGGAAAGAAACCCCCAGTTGCAGAAGATCCCCATCTTTTACATTTCGTCCATGGCTACCAAGTCGCTGTGTATATATGAGACCTTCATAAATCTGTGTGGCGATTTTGTACGCCATGTACTTaatgaagggaaaaatccttttaattttaaatttgtaaagTATGCGAAATCGTTGGActccattttgaattatttatacCAAGATAATAACCCCTGTGTTGTTATGGCTTCTCCTGGTATGctacaaaatggaatttcgaaaaatatttttaacatcatTGCACCTGATAAGAAAAGTGGAGTTATCCTTACTGGGTATACCGTCAAGGGGACTTTGGCTGATGAGCTAAAAACTGAACCGGAGTATGTCCTCATTAACGACAAGCCTGTGAAGAGGAGGTGCCGCTTCGAGGAAATCTCCTTCAGTGCTCACTCGGATTTTAATCAAACCAAAACGTTTATTGAAATGTTGAAGTGCCCAAATGTGGTTCTTGTGCATGGGGATAGGAACGAATTGAACAGACTGAAAAATAAGCTTActgaggagaagaagtaccTGTCTGTTTTTACGCCCGAGTTGCTGCAGAGGCTGACTTTTCGCTTTGAGCACAGTGACCATGTGGTGTCGCTGGGCCGGCTTTCCCACCAGATTAGGTGTCTCGctcggaggggggaaggctcacaagggggagaagcgggcgCGGGGGGTGCAGCAGGCACAGCAGGCACAGCAGGCACAGCAGGCGCAGCAGGCGCAGCGGATGATGGAACAAATGCGGAGAAAAAAGATGAACAGTCGGGGGGACAACCCCCCCACGAGGGACGCACCGACCAGGAGAATGCAAAACGGAGCGACAGAAATGGAGAGGAGAAAACCTTTCCCAACGGAGTGGATGCCATAATCATCTCGGAGCCGAAGGCCGTCCCGGTCATGATTTACGCCAAGGATATTTATGAGTACACGAATTTGAAGACTGCGCTGATTGACCAGACGATCAGCATAAAATTCCCGTACAAGTTCGAGCTGCTGTACCATATGTTGAGGGGGGTGTACGAGGAAACGCACATGGAGGGGGTTGGCAGCGGTGTGGGTGGCGATGTGGACGGCGGTAACAGTGGGGACGACGGCGGAGCGGTCATCTTCGTGCAGGACGTGAAAATCCAGCACTGCAGCGCGGAGCAGGTCATAAGGATTAACTGGCTCTCAAGCCCAGTGAACGACCTAGTGGCGGACAGCGTCAATTTTCTAATTCTAGAATTTCTCGACACCATGAAGAGTGACAGCCACCTGCCCATCTGCAACGAAGTGACGGATGATGAGATCTATCAAATGATCATTTCGTACGTGCAGGAAAATTATACCAACGTGGAGAGGTTCTCCAAAGTGGAGCTGAAAAGGTTCCTTTTGCAGAATGGCAGTGGCAGCCCCGAGCGGGGAAAAGACGAAGAAGCAGAGGCAAGCGGTGCAGATAGAGATGGAATGGCTAGTTTGGAGCATGACCAATCGCACTCATCTGACAAGGTGAACCGaatggaagaagaggaggatgtaCACGAGGACCGTGATGGGCAAAGCGGGCACAgagacaaaatgaagaatttcCGCTCCcttgataaaatattatttgactACATCGCGGCAGATGCCAGTTTAGCAGTGTC